Proteins from a single region of Eremothecium gossypii ATCC 10895 chromosome VI, complete sequence:
- a CDS encoding AFL121Wp (Non-syntenic homolog of Saccharomyces cerevisiae YBL022C (PIM1)), which translates to MGLFGKDRGERIAEFPCYLLETGTHLVPLPGILYNLVIERTYGERILGQFRGIGEAVDGALTGAGEAAEVPGRVAEVMKAFQERYDSGDKTQAVYICLVTEAAAGRHIGCIARLTGARAEGGELSVLLRGLVRAVVGQPVPSRRNEMWNGSVTVLDDAQRVATWGARQLDFARQGVFGAFEELDAGIGTFTARFKSSQKRGADGAAHLLTLSPLANTLFFHFSRSSFERSWKILRTMMHGFRDAKKDIRTAMDMLSVADLTVGLLPTTTAQRLEFLQAEDPAARIKTFVRHMQQLLEVFGSLYRATEYVHDRFETHGPIAKSQLIANQLRSLRFYIDDIKRNKPESGPGGRSRRLLPRPASGNSAAAGEEDDSEDSELVAIKRYVDEIEVKGVHADGVKMLKKDYRSLSKMHVQSTEYQMLRNYFDFIMGIPFGIYVSTPEIDLVASSRKLDNDHYGLVQVKKRLLEYLCVLKLSANSPGVTADAGAIEDGSATKRAVVYENKAQEQRKTKVPFLLLVGPPGVGKTSVAKSVADVLGRRFQRISLGGIHNEAEIRGHRRTYVGAMAGMIVNALCKAGCMNPLILLDEIDKVLSVPAGAGASRLNGDPGAALLEVLDPEQNHTFTDHYVGFPVDLSQVLFFCTANDLSGMSEPLVDRMEVIHIEGYTYEEKIAIGRHFLLPKQIRLNSFDMTGINLSLTDDAWRTVVVDYTREAGVRNLDRQLGAIVRGKIVEYVENNMSGSGDDVVTQKNLPKFLGLPPHSLREEVTQTTSFAEKYGVVHGLSYNSDGTGGVLVFEVIRSGDSRDKRLTVQTTGNLGTVLSESVSIATSLVKSLLARHVVHSSADDTSVAEFFRSECHLHVPFGAVPKDGPSAGAAISLALLSLALKRPVDPALCVTGEITLRGKILPVGGVKEKLLAAQLQGMGLALVPRGNRNDLVELAEDNAETQQRLLADPALPELATLQHKLGMAVHYCSDFRDLVLHAWPTADNLWHACEDSSVRPQL; encoded by the coding sequence ATGGGTTTATTCGGAAAGGATAGAGGTGAACGGATAGCTGAGTTTCCGTGTTACCTGCTAGAGACCGGAACGCATCTGGTGCCGTTGCCAGGGATTCTATACAACCTTGTGATCGAGCGGACATATGGCGAGCGGATACTAGGGCAGTTCCGTGGGATAGGTGAGGCTGTAGACGGGGCGCTGACGGGCGCTGGGGAGGCCGCAGAGGTACCGGGGCGGGTGGCGGAGGTGATGAAGGCGTTCCAGGAGCGGTACGACTCCGGGGACAAGACGCAGGCCGTGTACATTTGCCTCGTGACGGAAGCAGCGGCGGGGCGGCACATTGGGTGCATCGCGCGGCTGACCGGAGCGCGCGCGGAGGGCGGCGAACTGTCTGTGTTGCTGAGGGGGCTTGTCCGGGCGGTGGTGGGGCAGCCGGTGCCCAGCCGGCGCAATGAGATGTGGAATGGCAGCGTGACGGTGCTGGACGACGCGCAGCGCGTGGCGACGTGGGGCGCTCGCCAGCTGGACTTTGCACGCCAGGGAGTGTTCGGCGCTTTCGAGGAGCTGGATGCGGGCATCGGGACGTTCACCGCCCGTTTCAAGAGCTCGCAGAAGCGGGGAGCGGACGGGGCCGCGCATCTGCTCACGCTTTCACCACTGGCCAACACGCTGTTCTTCCATTTCAGTCGCTCGAGCTTCGAGCGGTCCTGGAAGATATTGCGGACGATGATGCACGGCTTTCGCGATGCCAAGAAGGATATACGGACTGCTATGGACATGCTGTCGGTCGCAGACCTAACCGTGGGGCTGCTGCCCACTACCACGGCTCAGCGGCTGGAGTTTCTCCAGGCTGAAGACCCTGCCGCGCGGATCAAGACGTTTGTGCGGCAcatgcagcagctgctggaggtCTTTGGCTCTCTGTACCGAGCTACTGAATATGTTCACGACCGCTTCGAAACACATGGGCCAATAGCCAAGTCGCAACTAATTGCGAATCAGCTGCGGTCGCTGCGGTTCTATATCGACGACATAAAGCGCAACAAACCTGAATCTGGACCAGGAGGGCGCTCGAGGCGTCTTCTTCCGCGTCCCGCTAGTGGGAACAGCGCAGCGGCAGGAGAGGAAGATGACTCTGAGGATTCTGAACTGGTGGCCATCAAGCGGTATGTGGATGAAATAGAAGTGAAAGGGGTACACGCCGACGGCGTGAAGATGCTCAAGAAAGACTACCGAAGTCTGTCCAAGATGCATGTGCAGAGCACCGAGTACCAGATGCTTCGCAACTACTTTGACTTCATCATGGGCATTCCGTTTGGCATCTACGTGAGTACGCCCGAGATAGATCTTGTCGCCTCATCGCGGAAGCTGGATAACGACCATTACGGCCTTGTGCAGGTCAAGAAGAGGCTACTCGAGTACCTCTGCGTGCTTAAACTGAGCGCCAATTCTCCCGGCGTGACTGCTGACGCTGGCGCCATTGAAGACGGCAGCGCAACCAAGCGCGCGGTGGTCTACGAGAACAAAGCACAAGAACAGCGGAAGACCAAAGTGCCATTCCTACTGCTCGTTGGCCCACCTGGGGTAGGAAAGACATCGGTGGCAAAGAGCGTTGCTGATGTCCTGGGTAGGCGGTTCCAGAGAATTTCCCTCGGTGGAATACATAACGAGGCAGAGATCCGCGGTCACCGGAGAACCTACGTCGGTGCCATGGCAGGCATGATCGTGAATGCACTCTGCAAGGCAGGCTGTATGAACCCGCTTATCTTATTGGACGAGATTGATAAAGTATTGAGCGTTCCggcaggcgcaggcgctAGCAGGCTCAACGGCGATCCTGGCGCAGCCTTGCTTGAGGTGCTCGATCCGGAACAGAACCATACCTTTACGGATCACTACGTCGGTTTCCCCGTTGATCTGTCACAGGTACTCTTCTTTTGTACAGCGAACGACCTTTCTGGGATGTCCGAGCCTCTGGTGGACCGTATGGAGGTCATCCATATCGAGGGTTATACCTATGAGGAGAAGATTGCGATTGGTAGGCACTTCTTACTGCCCAAACAGATCAGGCTGAACAGCTTTGATATGACCGGTATTAATCTCTCACTTACCGATGACGCATGGCGCACTGTCGTCGTGGATTACACACGCGAAGCTGGCGTCCGCAACTTGGACCGCCAGCTCGGTGCAATTGTGCGTGGCAAGATTGTGGAGTATGTTGAAAACAACATGTCCGGCTCCGGGGACGATGTCGTCACACAAAAGAATTTGCCCAAATTCCTCGGGCTGCCGCCACACTCGCTCAgagaggaggttacacaAACGACTAGCTTTGCAGAGAAGTATGGGGTCGTCCACGGCTTATCCTACAACTCCGATGGCACTGGAGGAGTGCTCGTATTCGAGGTGATCCGGAGCGGCGACTCCCGAGACAAGCGCCTCACTGTGCAGACAACGGGCAACCTCGGCACGGTGTTGTCGGAGTCGGTGTCCATCGCCACTAGTCTAGTAAAGTCCCTCCTTGCGCGCCATGTCGTCCACAGCAGCGCAGACGACACCAGTGTCGCAGAATTCTTCCGCAGCGAATGCCACCTCCACGTCCCCTTTGGCGCGGTGCCCAAAGACGGCCCCTCCGCAGGTGCCGCCATCTCGCTCGCACTGCTCTCGCTCGCACTTAAGCGCCCGGTCGACCCCGCGCTCTGCGTCACCGGCGAAATCACGCTGCGCGGCAAGATTCTGCCGGTGGGCGGCGTGAAAGAGAAGCTACTAGCCGCCCAGCTGCAGGGCATGGGCCTCGCCCTCGTCCCCCGTGGCAACCGGAACGACCTCGTCGAGCTCGCAGAGGACAACGCCGAGAcccagcagcgcctgctcGCAGACCCCGCGCTGCCCGAGCTCGCGACCCTCCAGCACAAACTCGGCATGGCCGTCCACTACTGCTCGGACTTCCGCGACCTGGTTTTGCACGCCTGGCCGACCGCTGACAACCTTTGGCATGCGTGCGAAGACTCCTCTGTCCGTCCCCAACTGTGA
- the HOT1 gene encoding Hot1p (Syntenic homolog of Saccharomyces cerevisiae YMR172W (HOT1)), with product MIDPVTHIVTPSNDEQRQGRSDGGMQLGLEDLHGGGGGLGQQKVSGMAEGTDSIVDVLTNPSSSVNLHSNILSVSTNVEEGQGMQPAAIQGGGTAAGRRFSSVPISDSPVGCGQHGMGTASTQVPSHGSTANLLSMGNPVATNVQVCQRMDEVSARLIVMEETVNKLLGNIDAQQQQIASMRSESMEMLGSLMKEVRELKQQVPVLDDPDNNEKDKFVTDLLNSITNVSSNYLKKVSSRNLQRFKRQRDIMSTSDLPSLGNTQSSSHFMQDLVNPYASTQDFQSFTVLKDKAKEFTLNPTAINKRRRLSAQPLNTLQMSQDQLQQQRGSVQSLISIPTSGQKNANFGPQLQNYLIGLQNIPMSEAEKVSSPTVLKQFQNSTTDPDLKTGRRNPGLDFQIGSGDDENDENDGASGEDEDGYLEDDEGYRSQSQRTMSSEDDEQFTGGNQGEDEAGPRAAGRNPKSLPSSIVRRFANSGSQVSVSGTPETERLVLKNNDKYDKNTMPAPNTKPRAVLASNPEDTLTDVQYTMVKAPDSVRAIWDEYTIGVGGKPSIRQLEQTYGNKWRTKRNKKTFARRKRIYKFILNGVRNGKSESEMIDILESRRVYRTEDNELKKRTIGWLQQSLSGI from the coding sequence ATGATTGACCCCGTGACACATATAGTTACGCCATCTAATGACGAACAGAGACAAGGCAGATCAGACGGGGGAATGCAGCTGGGATTGGAGGACTTGCATGGCGGAGGGGGCGGGCTGGGACAGCAGAAGGTGTCAGGCATGGCGGAGGGCACAGACTCAATCGTCGACGTCCTGACGAACCCGAGCAGCTCAGTGAACCTACATTCCAACATACTGAGCGTGTCCACAAATGTAGAGGAAGGACAGGGAATGCAGCCAGCGGCGATACAGGGAGGAGGAacggcggcggggcggcgTTTTTCCAGCGTGCCGATCAGCGACTCGCCCGTAGGATGTGGCCAGCACGGAATGGGGACAGCAAGCACGCAGGTGCCAAGCCACGGGAGCACAGCCAACCTGCTAAGCATGGGGAACCCGGTCGCCACCAACGTGCAGGTGTGCCAGCGAATGGATGAAGTAAGCGCGCGGCTGATTGTGATGGAGGAAACAGTAAACAAGCTCCTGGGCAATATCGAtgcgcagcagcaacagATAGCCTCGATGCGGTCGGAGAGTATGGAGATGTTGGGATCGCTCATGAAGGAGGTCCGCGAGCTAAAACAGCAGGTACCAGTGCTTGATGACCCCGACAATAACGAGAAAGACAAGTTTGTTACGGATCTACTCAACTCGATCACCAACGTGAGTAGCAACTACCTTAAGAAGGTGAGCTCCAGGAACTTGCAGCGATTCAAGCGGCAGCGGGACATCATGAGTACCAGTGATTTGCCTAGCCTAGGAAACACTCAGAGCTCCAGCCATTTCATGCAGGACTTGGTGAACCCTTATGCATCCACACAAGACTTCCAGTCATTTACTGTATTGAAGGACAAGGCTAAGGAATTTACCTTGAATCCCACAGCAATTAATAAACGTCGGCGTCTGTCTGCCCAACCGCTGAATACATTACAAATGTCTCAGGATCAGctacagcagcagcgaggTTCTGTGCAAAGTTTAATAAGCATACCCACCAGTGGCCAGAAAAATGCCAACTTTGGACCTCAGCTACAGAACTATTTGATCGGCCTGCAAAACATCCCAATGTCTGAGGCAGAAAAGGTGTCTTCACCAACTGTTCTAAAACAGTTCCAAAACTCCACCACTGATCCAGACTTGAAAACCGGTAGACGGAATCCAGGGCTTGATTTCCAAATAGGTTCTGGAGATGATGAGAACGATGAAAATGACGGCGCGTCAGGAGAAGATGAAGATGGTTACCTAGAAGATGACGAGGGTTATAGAAGCCAAAGCCAGCGGACAATGTCATCAGAAGATGACGAGCAATTCACTGGGGGAAACCAAGGGGAGGATGAGGCTGGCCCAAGAGCAGCTGGAAGGAATCCAAAGAGTTTACCCTCATCAATAGTGCGGCGTTTTGCAAACAGCGGAAGTCAAGTAAGCGTTAGTGGCACACCAGAAACTGAAAGACTAGTACTAAAAAATAATGACAAGTACGATAAAAACACAATGCCTGCGCCAAATACAAAACCTCGTGCTGTCCTTGCATCGAATCCAGAGGATACTCTCACGGATGTACAATATACGATGGTCAAAGCGCCAGATAGTGTGCGGGCCATTTGGGACGAGTATACAATTGGGGTTGGTGGGAAACCCTCCATACGACAGCTAGAACAAACGTATGGGAATAAATGGCGAACAAAGAGAAATAAGAAAACATTCGCTAGGAGGAAGCGAATCTACAAATTCATATTGAACGGTGTGCGGAACGGGAAGTCGGAGAGTGAAATGATAGACATTTTAGAATCTAGGCGAGTGTATCGGACTGAGGATAATGAGCTTAAGAAGAGGACCATAGGCTGGCTCCAACAGAGCCTTTCTGGTATATAG
- the FMP40 gene encoding Fmp40p (Syntenic homolog of Saccharomyces cerevisiae YPL222W (FMP40)) encodes MTEARGILQALRDCGTSTVVRYLVPDYAVPSVAKAVALHKGTEPGAAEAFHRPRLVRNGDGVPHFAFVVPEERGEYRTLVQSERALKDLGLRADQELEAHCQGSRVYHDEQRGIFPYALAYAGHQFGVFAGQLGDGRVANLYDIRDSRGRYQTLQLKGSGMTPFSRFADGKAVLRSSVREFIVSEALAAIGIPSTRALQLTLLPKTRARRTMFEPCAVVARFAPSWIRLGNFDMFRWRGDDHGLLQLVDYCIQHVFAAGREFPTEISVNAFQEDFFPDPLEKIPATDELPKAVAGVTTYDLFFRHVVNLNAECVAYWQAYGFCNGVLNTDNTSLMGLSMDFGPFSFMDKYRPEYTPNHDDIEGRYSFSNQPYVIWWNLTKFAEALVLLLGSGEQHIGFVKTIPERSVIPENIADELGQRVNALVNCAANEYRFRYHVKYAEIMAKRLGIQLNIPLIQSDNLSLIAERVRGFMDSVVNPLLDILSKSMVDYNSFFVALQEYQGPFHSTAGVRGVDPAFLQIFFTEEDFQLLTKHANGVSSLDPGTATQFFDLVEKIDSWLINYLQSIPEREERYRLQKLVNPLFIPRSYVFDEVLEELEKMHRNVTDANSADIDTTILTQLYTIATNPYDRTKWYGILDDAKIKAWTEGTTNMPNDDYLKQCSCSS; translated from the coding sequence ATGACAGAGGCGCGAGGGATATTACAAGCGCTGCGGGACTGCGGGACATCCACAGTTGTTCGGTATCTCGTTCCAGACTATGCTGTGCCTTCTGTGGCGAAGGCCGTTGCACTCCACAAAGGCACTGAGCCTGGGGCTGCGGAAGCGTTCCACAGGCCTCGACTGGTGCGCAACGGCGATGGTGTGCCGCACTTTGCGTTTGTGGTGCCTGAAGAGCGCGGTGAATACAGGACATTGGTGCAGTCTGAGCGAGCTCTCAAGGATCTGGGGTTGCGTGCCGACCAGGAGCTAGAGGCGCACTGCCAGGGCTCGCGGGTGTACCACGACGAGCAGCGCGGGATCTTCCCGTATGCGCTGGCGTATGCTGGGCACCAGTTTGGCGTGTTCGCCGGGCAGCTAGGCGACGGGAGGGTTGCCAACCTGTACGATATCAGGGACAGCAGAGGCCGTTATCAGACTCTGCAGCTGAAGGGCAGCGGGATGACTCCCTTCTCGCGCTTTGCGGACGGTAAGGCTGTGCTGAGATCGAGCGTGCGTGAATTTATCGTGTCTGAGGCGCTCGCTGCGATCGGGATCCCGAGCACGCGCGCTCTGCAGCTCACCCTGCTACCCAAGACCCGTGCGCGGCGGACCATGTTCGAGCCGTGCGCAGTGGTTGCTCGGTTTGCCCCGTCGTGGATTCGACTAGGGAACTTTGACATGTTCCGCTGGCGCGGCGATGACCACGgactgctgcagctggtggacTATTGCATTCAACATGTCTTTGCTGCAGGTAGGGAGTTTCCTACGGAGATTTCCGTCAATGCATTTCAGGAGGACTTTTTTCCAGATCCACTCGAGAAGATACCTGCTACCGATGAGCTGCCAAAGGCAGTTGCTGGTGTCACCACCTATGACCTTTTCTTTCGACATGTAGTAAACCTAAATGCCGAGTGCGTGGCCTACTGGCAGGCCTATGGTTTTTGTAATGGTGTCCTGAACACTGATAACACCTCTCTGATGGGTTTGTCCATGGATTTTGGCCCTTTCAGCTTTATGGATAAGTACCGGCCCGAATACACTCCGAACCATGATGACATTGAGGGGAGATACTCGTTTAGCAACCAACCATATGTTATATGGTGGAACTTAACCAAGTTTGCTGAAGCACTGGTGCTTCTTTTGGGTTCGGGCGAACAGCACATTGGGTTTGTCAAGACCATCCCCGAGCGCTCCGTAATCCCTGAAAATATTGCAGATGAACTGGGCCAAAGAGTGAATGCATTGGTGAATTGCGCTGCAAATGAGTACAGATTTCGGTATCATGTCAAATATGCAGAGATCATGGCAAAAAGGCTCGGTATTCAGTTGAATATACCGCTCATTCAGTCAGATAACCTTTCCCTCATCGCAGAGCGAGTTCGCGGTTTCATGGACTCTGTCGTCAATCCGCTACTGGACATTCTATCCAAAAGCATGGTTGATTACAACAGCTTCTTCGTGGCGTTGCAAGAATACCAAGGACCTTTCCATAGTACTGCTGGTGTCCGCGGGGTAGACCCTGCATTTTTGCAGATATTTTTCACGGAAGAAGACTTCCAACTGTTAACAAAGCACGCGAACGGTGTGTCATCGCTGGACCCCGGCACCGCAACCCAGTTTTTTGATCTGGTCGAGAAAATAGACTCCTGGTTAATAAACTACCTGCAAAGTATTCCGGAGCGCGAGGAGAGGTATCGGCTACAGAAACTAGTTAACCCACTATTCATTCCACGAAGCTATGTCTTCGACGAGGTGCTGGAAGAGTTAGAAAAAATGCACCGAAACGTAACCGATGCCAATTCTGCTGATATTGACACGACGATTCTGACTCAGTTATATACAATTGCAACTAATCCCTATGATCGAACCAAGTGGTACGGCATCTTGGATGATGCCAAGATTAAAGCATGGACAGAAGGCACGACAAATATGCCAAATGATGATTACTTGAAACAATGTAGTTGTTCTAGTTGA
- a CDS encoding AFL122Wp (NOHBY608; No homolog in Saccharomyces cerevisiae; Syntenic homolog of Saccharomyces kluyveri SAKL0A03784g), with product MSNNTDLLTSGGLSVRCQEASSAIENVGSDGCSDLRFRHEIEPPEIDPWGGRYSISLAELPKLPPSYENTLSQAAVPSTFEIGVSKEMVREEIKLLQIIDASDDESIMDYRFCYFPPDTYRLSRTIEAHLADVTRRENELIERPRPPSRRPLTRKDPKQNEYGHLLDNYGSDSLERELTSQFKKVSLAGGASGSNTYNGASGQGMGSIQEQQNIRNRSNSPIGCSITQKELLNLAPAINFGEFATDIEIPSVSNGSQSQRQLSIDSNSLENRSNTRASQESLVHPDSRFHGDQKSMRSDTKSRVTFMSTDTGASESRNTVSSIKKQSTGPARCRAGTDDSQSVSSLEIKSLERSTMDSRDMCDFLMPNSANLLAGTRDTKDGFSNIETQRTRSSAFTSRERVRKHRISRASRSPKRASVMKNTIPYSHSDREFRNKLNDMLEQTGVLNISDGSTLSINGQDLISEKPYTNRRMYNTWRGVRSKLVSSRCSSLLSTTDPRACGNPTAKGRLPDLKMPKKPWFKRVHETNQRLLKSAARVMFSKIDEFQGMSFERLSEAAKKFDRRRQDRSAEPRTATESCHTPADAPQSAAPTFGPCHTTTLPPEPSVPLPPPEDRRPSPPAASPARPRHSTFSFQPPVLKPQNLFVTTCAAPGSITPPPEPISHSVSSMPSAWKVRLNPDAKPRGGPRSPKIALAQQIIPLKAVGYKTDQLPNNSHGMYGYL from the coding sequence ATGTCGAATAACACCGATCTGTTAACTTCGGGAGGGTTATCAGTACGGTGTCAAGAGGCAAGCAGCGCTATTGAAAATGTGGGTAGCGATGGATGCAGTGATCTACGGTTTCGACATGAAATCGAGCCACCTGAAATAGACCCGTGGGGAGGCCGATATAGCATCTCTTTAGCAGAGCTTCCCAAACTGCCACCGTCATACGAAAATACCCTTTCTCAGGCTGCAGTGCCTTCCACCTTCGAAATCGGAGTTTCAAAGGAGATGGTGAGAGAGGAGATAAAATTACTACAAATAATTGATGCCTCAGATGATGAGTCCATAATGGATTACAGGTTCTGTTACTTTCCTCCTGATACATACCGCCTGTCGAGGACTATTGAAGCACACCTCGCCGACGTGACTAGGCGAGAAAATGAACTCATAGAACGTCCTCGGCCTCCTAGTCGACGTCCTTTGACAAGGAAAGATCCAAAACAGAACGAGTACGGACACCTACTAGATAATTATGGAAGCGATTCGCTCGAAAGAGAATTGACGAGCCAGTTCAAAAAGGTATCCTTAGCAGGAGGGGCCAGCGGGTCGAACACATACAACGGGGCTTCAGGCCAAGGCATGGGGAGCATTCAAGAGCAGCAGAATATCAGGAACCGGTCCAATAGCCCAATAGGCTGCAGTATTACACAAAAGGAGTTGCTGAACTTAGCACCCGCTATCAATTTCGGCGAGTTTGCAACTGACATAGAAATTCCGTCAGTAAGCAATGGTTCTCAGTCGCAAAGGCAACTGAGCATAGATTCCAATAGCTTGGAAAATCGCTCCAACACAAGAGCTTCGCAGGAGTCGCTGGTACACCCCGACTCAAGGTTCCACGGCGACCAGAAATCAATGCGTTCAGATACAAAAAGTAGGGTCACGTTTATGAGCACTGACACCGGAGCCAGTGAAAGCAGGAACACCGTTAGCTCTATTAAAAAGCAGTCAACAGGGCCTGCCAGGTGCAGAGCCGGCACAGACGACTCGCAGTCTGTCAGCAGTTTGGAGATAAAGTCGTTGGAAAGGTCGACAATGGATTCAAGGGATATGTGTGACTTCCTAATGCCCAACAGCGCGAATCTCCTCGCCGGCACGAGAGATACAAAGGATGGATTTTCCAACATCGAAACACAGCGTacgcgcagcagcgcgttTACGAGCAGGGAGCGTGTTCGCAAGCACCGCATTTCCCGCGCATCTAGGTCACCAAAGCGCGCTTCCGTAATGAAGAACACCATTCCCTATTCTCATTCGGACCGCGAGTTCCGGAACAAGCTTAACGACATGCTAGAACAGACAGGAGTCCTAAATATCTCGGACGGTAGCACGCTCAGCATCAACGGCCAGGATCTGATTAGCGAGAAGCCGTACACAAACCGCCGCATGTACAACACATGGCGGGGCGTGCGATCCAAACTCGTCTCTTCACGCTGCTCCAGTCTCCTCAGCACCACCGACCCGCGCGCCTGCGGCAATCCCACCGCAAAGGGACGCCTCCCAGACCTCAAGATGCCCAAGAAGCCCTGGTTCAAGCGGGTCCACGAGACAAACCAGCGCCTTCTCAAATCGGCAGCGCGCGTGATGTTCAGCAAGATAGACGAGTTCCAAGGCATGAGCTTCGAGCGGCTCTCCGAAGCCGCGAAGAAGTTCGACCGCAGGCGCCAGGATCGCTCTGCGGAGCCACGCACCGCTACCGAAAGCTGCCACACCCCCGCGGACGCCCCACAgtccgccgcgcccaccTTCGGCCCGTGCCACACTACCACCCTCCCGCCAGAGCCCTCggtgccgctgccgccccCGGAGGACCGCAGGCCATCACCGCCCGCCGCCTCTCCAGCCCGCCCCCGGCACTCCACCTTCTCGTTCCAGCCTCCCGTCTTGAAGCCCCAGAATCTCTTCGTCACCACCTGCGCGGCCCCGGGGTCCATAACCCCTCCACCTGAGCCCATCTCTCATTCGGTTTCTTCCATGCCCTCTGCATGGAAGGTGAGGTTGAATCCCGACGCAAAGCCAAGAGGCGGCCCACGGTCACCCAAGATTGCTCTCGCCCAGCAAATCATCCCATTAAAGGCGGTCGGTTACAAGACTGATCAATTGCCGAATAACTCTCATGGGATGTACGGTTACTTGTAG